DNA sequence from the Leptolyngbya subtilissima AS-A7 genome:
CAGTCGGGCCTCTCTGTCAGCAATGCAGGGGATATTAACGGCGATGGCATCGACGATCTGCTCATTGGGGCAAACCTAGCGGACCCCAATGGCAACTATGCGGCTGGCGAGAGCTATGTGGTGTTTGGTGGGGCCGGTGTGGGCAGTGAGGGCAGCCTTAATCTCTCTGACCTCAACGGCAGCAACGGCTTTGTGATCAATGGCATTAATGAGGAGGACAACTTAGGCACCTCCGTCAGCAGTGCGGGGGACATCAATGGTGATGGTATCGACGACCTGATCATTGGGGCACACGTAGCAGACCCCAATGGCAACAGTTTGGCTGGCGCGAGTTATGTGGTGTTTGGTGGGGCCGATGTGGGTAGCAGTGGCAGCCTCAATCTCTCTGACCTCAACGGCAGCAACAGCTTTGTCATCAATGGCATTGATATGTTTGACAACTCTGGCCTCTCTGTCAGCAGTGCGGGGGACATCAACAACGATGGTATCGACGACCTGCTCATTGGGGCATATGGAGCAGACCCCAATGGCAACAATGTGGCCGGCGAGAGCTATGTGGTGTTTGGTGGAGCCAGTGTGGGTAGCAGTGGCAGCCTTAATCTCTCTGACCTCAACGGTAGCAACGGCTTTGTGATCAATGGCATTGATGTGTTTGACTTCTCAGGCTACTCCGTCAGTAGTGCAGGTGATATCAATGGTGACAATATCGACGACCTGATCATTGGGGCAAACCTAGCGGACCCCAATGGCAACGGTAATGCTGGTGAGAGCTATGTGGTGTTTGGTGGGCCCAGTGTGGGCAGTGGGGGTAGCCTCGACCTCGCTGCCCTCAACGGCAGCGACGGCTTTGTGATTAACGGCATTGATGTGGGTGACAACTCAGGCCTCTCTGTCAGCAGTGCAGGGGATATCAACGGCGATGGCATCGACGACCTGATCATTGGGGCACCCTCAGCAGACCCCAATGGCAACGGTGATGCTGGCGAGAGCTATGTGGTGTTTGGTGGGGCCGGTGTGGGCAGTGGGGGCAGCCTCAATCTCTCTGACCTCAACGGCAGCAATGGCTTTGTGATTAACGGCATTGATGTGGGTGACAACTCAGGCTTCTCTGTCAGCAGTGCGGGGGACATCAATGGTGACAGCATCGACGACCTAGTCATTGGGGCAATCCGGGCAGACCCCAATGGCAACGGTGATGCTGGCGAGAGCTATGTGGTGTTTGGTGGGGCCGGTGTGGGCGCTGGGGGCAGCCTCAATCTCTCTGACCTCAACGGCAGCAACGGCTTTGTGATCAATGGCATTGATGTGTTTGACCTCTCAGGCTATTCCGTCAGCAGTGCAGGCGACATCAATAGTGACAGCATCGATGACCTAGTCATTGGGGGAGCCGCAGCAGACCCCAATGGCAA
Encoded proteins:
- a CDS encoding beta strand repeat-containing protein, yielding MFDPVLNLSDLDGSNGFVINGIDAFDQSGLSVSNAGDINGDGIDDLLIGANLADPNGNYAAGESYVVFGGAGVGSEGSLNLSDLNGSNGFVINGINEEDNLGTSVSSAGDINGDGIDDLIIGAHVADPNGNSLAGASYVVFGGADVGSSGSLNLSDLNGSNSFVINGIDMFDNSGLSVSSAGDINNDGIDDLLIGAYGADPNGNNVAGESYVVFGGASVGSSGSLNLSDLNGSNGFVINGIDVFDFSGYSVSSAGDINGDNIDDLIIGANLADPNGNGNAGESYVVFGGPSVGSGGSLDLAALNGSDGFVINGIDVGDNSGLSVSSAGDINGDGIDDLIIGAPSADPNGNGDAGESYVVFGGAGVGSGGSLNLSDLNGSNGFVINGIDVGDNSGFSVSSAGDINGDSIDDLVIGAIRADPNGNGDAGESYVVFGGAGVGAGGSLNLSDLNGSNGFVINGIDVFDLSGYSVSSAGDINSDSIDDLVIGGAAADPNGNSDAGESYVVFGRANNVGKTINGSTGKDTLIGTAGNDTLNGGNGADRLVGGAGGDGLTGENGADTFAISGLSDSLLSNFDRITDLKIGTDVIDGPTAVSAANVAELGAVASLNQAGISAVLTADAFGANRAATFSLGSRTFVALNNNTAGFQEAGDAVVEITGFSGSLTSLAIA